The genomic interval TAAAGAAGCATCATCATTAAAAATATCAATAACTTCTAATTTGTGCTTATCACCTAAATTCTTATCATTTTCATCGTGTGCAGGCGTCACTTTTAAACAACCTGTACCAAATTCTAAATCTACATACTCATCCTCTATAATAGGAATTATTCGACCACATAAAGGAACAATTGCTTTCTTTCCTTTTAAATGTGTAAAACGTTCATCATTTGGGTTGATACAAATTGCAGTATCACCAAAAATAGTTTCTGGCCTTGTAGTAGCAATGGTTAACGTATCGTCTGATCCTTCAATTTTATATTCTAAATAATATAAGTTTCCTTGTCTTTCTTCATGAATTACTTCTTCATCAGAAAGTGTTGTTTTAGCTTCCGGATCCCAGTTTACCATTCTGTATCCTCTATAAATTAAACCTTTGTTATATAAATCAACAAAAACTTTAATTACAGATTCAGACATTTCTGGATCCATTGTAAATGCAGTTCTTTCCCAATCGCAAGAAGCACCTAACTTTTTTAATTGTTCTAAAATGATTCCTCCGTATTCATCTTTCCAATCAAAAGCGTGTTGTAAAAATTCTTCACGTGTTAAATCGCTTTTTTTAATTCCTTGTTCTTTTAACTTGGCAACCACTTTTGCTTCTGTAGCAATAGAAGCGTGATCTGTACCAGGAACCCAACATGCATTTTTACCTAATAAACGCGCACGTCTTATTAATACATCTTGAATTGTATTATTTAACATGTGCCCCATATGTAAAACGCCTGTTACGTTTGGTGGCGGAATTACAATTGTATAAGGCTCTCTTTCGTCTGGCGTAGAATGAAAATAGTTATTTTTCATCCAGTAGTCGTACCATTTACCTTCTACTTGGCTTGCATCATATTTAGATGGAATTGTCATACTTTGGTATCGTTTTTGATATATAGTTTGCAAAAATACGAAACTCTAATTTGTCGAGAAAATTAGTAGTTGATTTTTTAAAACAAATTATTAGTATTAGATTTACAGTATAAAACATATAGTTATGAAAACTTTCGGAACATTATTAATCGTATTCTTTATTTCTTTTTCAATAAACGCACAAGAGTTTAAATTTGAAGAAGAAACTATTAACTACGGAAAAATTGAAAAAGGATCTGATAAAGAAAGAGTCTTTGTATTTTCTAATGTTGGTGATGAACCAATAGTTATTAGTAGAATTCAATCTTCTTGTGGTTGTACAATTCCTAAAAAACCCGAAGCACCAATAATGCCAGGAGAAAAAGGAGAAATTAAAGTATCTTATGATACCAACAGAATTGGTGGTTTTTCTAAATCTATTACTGTTTTTTCGAATGCAAAAGAAGGAAATAAAATAATTAGAATTAAAGGAGTAGTAACTAAAGAGCTTTCTTTAGAAAAAGAGAAAAGTATCTTAACAGATATTTAATCTATATTTTTTTTATCAAACGAAATTCGAATTTCATTTGTACGCCATTGCGTTCAACTGTAATTCGAATTTTCTTTTTATCCCTTTCTTGAAATTTATAGATAATGTCTTCTATCTTTAATTCATGAGCATGTTTTCCATTAATTTTTAGGATAACATCATCTTTTAACAAACCTGCTTTTTCTGCTGCTGAGTTTTTAACAACACGACGAATAATAAACGATGGTTTAAAGTTAAAGGAATACCTAGTAACAAAACTAATCGAGTTTTTATTAGGCATTTGGTTGTTATAGGCATTTTTGTACTTATCCACAATCTCTTCTTTTACCAATTGCTTTCCATTATACACCACATCTAAACCACTCATATTATAATTAAACCCTGCACTAAGAGAACCATTCTTTTTTAAGGTGATTTTTTTATGAGGATAATCAATCCAAACTTTAAATCGACTTAAAATACCGCCACCAACACTCCCATTTCTTTCTTTAAATTTTCTTGCATTGTGCGTCGAAAGGGAATCTAAAAAAGAAACCGTAGGACTTTCAATAACAAAATGTCCCATTTTAAATTTAGAAATTCTACTTCTATTTCCATAAATAGGTCCGCTTAATCCTTCGCCTAAAAGATCATTAAAAAAACGTTTTGGTCTTCTAATCGATTTTTTAGAATTTTCGAAAAGCCACATAGCATCACTCCCGCCTAAATCTACTAACAATTTCACATTAATAAACGAACTACCAAGAGTATCTAAACTTACCGAAGCATCTATAAATGGTTTTTTTCTATAAAACTGAAACGGGAAGGTTTCGCACTTTCTGCATTTTTTATAGGTGAAGTTTTTAGGATTGTAAAAATTTATTTTTTTGGTTTTATAGTTAATCTTTACAATTACATTTTTCAATAAATTATAACCAATAATTCCGTGTATGGTTGTGCCCATTTTACTCGATAAATCGAAATAATCTTTTAAAATAACATAAACCGTTTCATTCTTACTTATTAGATTCTTTACTTTAAAAATATTCTCTTTAGAAATAATTGCATCTACCGCATCACCGCTACCTAAACCGCGCAACCTTACTCGGGTAGTATTTAACAACTCTATACTATCTTTTTCTGATAAATTAAATAAAATAGTTTTATTAACTCCCGTATCAAGAATAAAGGACAATTCTTTACCGTTAATTTCTAAAGGAATCACAATTAAATTGTTAATCAATCTAAAACTAACTTGTTGACTATGCTTATTTTTTTCATTAAAAGTAAATCCTGGTTGAGAATATACTATCAATGAAAATAAAAATGAGATTATGATAAGTGCATATGATTTTATCAAACTAATTGTTTTTAGAACCTATACAAGATACAACAAAACAAGACAATTAAAGAATTTCTTAAATTTCAACTAAAATATATCACATACTTGTTTGACAGTAAAACACCTGCAAAGTTTCTTTAATATACTCTTTTAAATAAAATATATTTCGGAAATTCGCAATTACAAATATTTAAAACATAATTATGCCTGCAATATCTAAGAAAGGATTAAAAATGCCAGAATCACCAATTAGAAAATTGGTACCGTATGCTGAAGACGCTAAAAAAAGAGGTGTTAAAGTATTCCATTTAAATATAGGTCAACCAGATATAAAAACACCACAAGTTGCCTTAGACGCTGTAAAAAACAATGAGATTACAACATTGTCTTATGCACGTTCTGAAGGTTCTGAAGAATATAGAAACAAACTAGTTAGTTATTATAAAAAACATCAAGTTAACGTAACTGCAAACAATATTGTTATTACCACAGGTGGTTCTGAAGCATTGCTTTTTACCATTGGTAGTATTACAGATCCGGGAGATGAAATTATTATTCCTGAACCTTTTTACGCAAACTACAACGGATTTTCTACCGCTTCTGGAGTTACCGTAGTACCAGTTATTTCTAAAATTGAAGACAATTTTGCATTGCCTAAAATTGAAGATTTTGAGAAGTTAATCACAAAGAATACCAAAGCAATATTAATTTGTAACCCAGGGAATCCTACAGGATACTTATATTCTAAAGAAGAGATTCAGAAATTAAAAGAGATTGTTTTAAAACACGATTTATTTTTAATTGCTGATGAAGTATATAGAGAGTTTACCTACGATGGTTTACAACATACCTCTGTAATGGCTTTAGATGGTTTAGAGCAAAACTCTATAGTTATAGATTCTGTTTCTAAGCGATACAGTATGTGTGGTGCTAGAATTGGTTGTATTGTTTCTAAAAATGAAGACTTTATAAAAACAGCTATTAAATTTGCACAAGCACGTTTAAGTCCGCCAACTTACGCATTAATTGCTAGTGAAGCTGCTTTAGATACGCCACAACAATATTTTGATGATGTAAAAGAAGAATACGTAGACAGAAGAAATACTTTAATTGCAGAATTAAACAAAATTGAAGGTGTAAAAGTAGCCAACCCAAAAGGTGCTTTTTACTGTGTTGCGCAATTGCCTGTTAAAGATTCAGATCATTTTGCAAAATGGTTATTAGAGGACTTTAACTTAAACAATGAAACTGTAATGGTTGCCCCTGCAAGTGGTTTTTATTCAACTGAAGGTGAAGGAAAAAATCAAATTAGAATGGCTTATGTTTTAAACAAAGAAGATTTAATTAGATCTGTAGAGATTTTAGGTGAAGCTTTAAAGGTTTATAAAGATTAGTTATAACTATTATATAAAGTACTATTATCCTAACTTATTTACGGGATAATAGTACTAAAAGTAATTATATAATCTAGTTGTAAGCAATTTGAAAAACCACTCGAACTAAAAGAAAATATTTGAAATTGAAAGAAAAAAAAGGAAAAAATAAATGGCAATTTTCAATTTTAATTCTGTTAATTATTACTGGAATTTGTTTTGGCGTTTGGAACAGTTTGGTTGAGAAAAATGAATTGAAGAATTCAAAAACAGCAATCGGAACTATTATTGAAATTGAAGAACGATTTCATAGAGGAATATTTATAAAATATGAATTTAAAGTAAATGAAAAAAAATATACTGAAAATCAAAAATTAACTGTAAAAAAGGAAACTATAAAAAACGGAGATAAATTTAAAGTTAATTATTCAGAAAAAAAAACTGAACACAATGAACTTATTTTCGAGAAACGAATTGCTGAACATAAATGAAAAAACTAATAATAATTACGATTATATCCTTGACTTTATTCTCTTGTCAACAAATGACTTCATTGCATTCTGACAAAACTCTGACCAAAAAAATAGAAACCAAATTTAAGTCGAAATCAGAAACAATCGACTTAACTAAACTCAACAGTTTTGAATGGAAAGAATTATTAATTCTTGGACCATATTCTATGATTGATAATGTCGAAAAAAAGCTGAATTTAGATTTAGAAAATATTAAAGTAAATGGAATTGAATATATCGATTCTGTAAACCTCCTTGTTTTTATAAAAGATGGAAAATCTATTAAAATTTCAGAAGTTTCGAGAGAAATTGGAGACTTTGTAGATTTAGGAAAGATTATTGAAAAAAGGAACGCAAAATTTATAAAAACAGAAAACGGAAAAAATAAATTAGCTGAATAAAAAACTGCTTACAACACCGTATAAACTTTATTGCTGGTTTTGGCTCACTTGGGAAATTCCTCCGGAATTTCGCCGTTCGTGTTTTATTTACTAAATTCACTGCTTAAACAACGCAACAAAGCTTATACAACAACGTTCGCAGTAATATCCAAGATTATGGAGGAATGTAAAAAATGTAAGAGTAAAAATATAAAAGTGATAACTGATTATGATTATCACAACATTCACGAATGTCAAAATTGCCAGTTTTGGGTTTATCAAAAATTGAACGATTGCTGTAGAGATCCATTTAAAATTGTTGTTATAGATAGAAAAAATGATAGTTTATATTTTATTCGTGAACAATGTTTGAATTGTGGTGGTTGTATAAATAAAAAAAAGCCTTTGAGTAGTAAAAAATTCTCTGACTTAATAAAAGGAGAATTAAATACTGAAAGAGATGAAAAATATAAAAACTTCGTATTTTCTGAAAACAAATCATTATTTAAGTTAAAACAAGAACACTATCGTTACAATACAAAATACGCGAAATATCACAGATACCTTGAAACTAAAGAATGGAAAACAATACGAGACAAAGTTCTGAAAAGAGATGACTCTTTATGTAAGATTTGTAATGTAAAAAAAGCAGATGATGTACATCATTTAACATATGAAAATGTATTTAATGAAAAACTTGAAGACTTAATTAGTGTTTGCAGAAAATGTCATTCTGAAATACATTTTCCCTCATCTTCAGACTTGTGATAATTTTTAGGAAAAGAAAAATCAACTTTAAAATTATAGTTATCAGATAAAACTTCTAATTTTGAAAAATCATTGTCAAAAGCCATTTGCATCCAAAACTCTAAATCCGAAGAAAGTCCTACAAGTTTTGTTGAAATTATATGATTTTGGGTGTCTTTTGTAAATTTGTAAAACTCCTTAATTGAAGGGGTTTTGAAAAATTCTTGATAATTTTTTATTTCATCTTTAGTCATAATATTTGAATTTAAAATTAATAATTTAAAAAAATACTACAGCTAACACCGTATAAACTTTATTGCTGGTTTTGGCTCACTTGGGAAATTCCTCCGGAATTTCGTCGTTCGTACTTTATTTACTAAATTCACTGCGTTAAACAACGCAACAAAGCTGATACAACAACGTTGGCGGTAATTTGAGCATACAAAACATCAAAGAAAGAAATGAACGAATATTTAAAATCATTTAATTTATTTACCGACATAGAGATTAATGATTTTTTGAATTTATCTCAAACTATTTTATTAAAAAAAGGCGATTTATATATTAATAATAATGAAATTTGCGACTCTATAGCTTTTGTCAAAAGTGGAATTTTTCGTTCCTATTATTATTCAAATAATGACGATGAAATCACATATTGTTTCACTTTTCCAAATAAATTATTAATGGCTTATTCTTCATTTATTTCACAAAAAAAATCTGAAGAAAATATTCAAGCTCTGACAGATGCTGAAATAATTTCAATACCAAAAGCAACTTTAGAAGATTTAGCGAAATCAAATAGTAATTGGTTGCGTTTTTTGAAAATTATTGCCGAAAAGGAATATGTTGAATTAGAGAAATGGATATTTAATCATCAAAAAGATAAGGCTCAACAACGCTATTTAGATTTAATTACAACGCAACCGGAATATATCAAAGAGATTCCACTACATTATATAGCTTCTTACCTAGGCGTTACACAACGTCACCTAAGTCGAATAAGAGCTAATATTACGTATTAGACAAATGTCCTCTTCTTAAATCTTTAGTGCTTCATAAATTTGCATATAATTTAAAAACAAATATTATATGAAAACAATAATTTTAATTGGAGCAAACGGAAAAATGGGACAAGCTGCTCTTACGGGTCTAGGAAAACACAAAATTATAACTGCTGG from Polaribacter sejongensis carries:
- a CDS encoding DUF1573 domain-containing protein, translating into MKTFGTLLIVFFISFSINAQEFKFEEETINYGKIEKGSDKERVFVFSNVGDEPIVISRIQSSCGCTIPKKPEAPIMPGEKGEIKVSYDTNRIGGFSKSITVFSNAKEGNKIIRIKGVVTKELSLEKEKSILTDI
- a CDS encoding aspartyl protease family protein encodes the protein MIKSYALIIISFLFSLIVYSQPGFTFNEKNKHSQQVSFRLINNLIVIPLEINGKELSFILDTGVNKTILFNLSEKDSIELLNTTRVRLRGLGSGDAVDAIISKENIFKVKNLISKNETVYVILKDYFDLSSKMGTTIHGIIGYNLLKNVIVKINYKTKKINFYNPKNFTYKKCRKCETFPFQFYRKKPFIDASVSLDTLGSSFINVKLLVDLGGSDAMWLFENSKKSIRRPKRFFNDLLGEGLSGPIYGNRSRISKFKMGHFVIESPTVSFLDSLSTHNARKFKERNGSVGGGILSRFKVWIDYPHKKITLKKNGSLSAGFNYNMSGLDVVYNGKQLVKEEIVDKYKNAYNNQMPNKNSISFVTRYSFNFKPSFIIRRVVKNSAAEKAGLLKDDVILKINGKHAHELKIEDIIYKFQERDKKKIRITVERNGVQMKFEFRLIKKI
- a CDS encoding pyridoxal phosphate-dependent aminotransferase; the encoded protein is MPAISKKGLKMPESPIRKLVPYAEDAKKRGVKVFHLNIGQPDIKTPQVALDAVKNNEITTLSYARSEGSEEYRNKLVSYYKKHQVNVTANNIVITTGGSEALLFTIGSITDPGDEIIIPEPFYANYNGFSTASGVTVVPVISKIEDNFALPKIEDFEKLITKNTKAILICNPGNPTGYLYSKEEIQKLKEIVLKHDLFLIADEVYREFTYDGLQHTSVMALDGLEQNSIVIDSVSKRYSMCGARIGCIVSKNEDFIKTAIKFAQARLSPPTYALIASEAALDTPQQYFDDVKEEYVDRRNTLIAELNKIEGVKVANPKGAFYCVAQLPVKDSDHFAKWLLEDFNLNNETVMVAPASGFYSTEGEGKNQIRMAYVLNKEDLIRSVEILGEALKVYKD
- a CDS encoding HNH endonuclease, producing the protein MEECKKCKSKNIKVITDYDYHNIHECQNCQFWVYQKLNDCCRDPFKIVVIDRKNDSLYFIREQCLNCGGCINKKKPLSSKKFSDLIKGELNTERDEKYKNFVFSENKSLFKLKQEHYRYNTKYAKYHRYLETKEWKTIRDKVLKRDDSLCKICNVKKADDVHHLTYENVFNEKLEDLISVCRKCHSEIHFPSSSDL
- a CDS encoding Crp/Fnr family transcriptional regulator, whose amino-acid sequence is MNEYLKSFNLFTDIEINDFLNLSQTILLKKGDLYINNNEICDSIAFVKSGIFRSYYYSNNDDEITYCFTFPNKLLMAYSSFISQKKSEENIQALTDAEIISIPKATLEDLAKSNSNWLRFLKIIAEKEYVELEKWIFNHQKDKAQQRYLDLITTQPEYIKEIPLHYIASYLGVTQRHLSRIRANITY